ACAACCTGACCCCGCTGTTTCCCGATCAGCGCTTCCGCCTCGAACTCGAAGACCCCACGCGAAAAGACCTTTCTGCAAGGGTGATCGACATCGTAGCTCCAATCGGCAAAGGCCAGCGCGCTCTGATCGTGGCGCCGCCGCGCACCGGCAAGACGGTGCTGATGCAGAACATCGCGCACTCCATCACAGCCAATCATCCGGAATGCTATCTGATCGTGCTTCTGATCGACGAGCGTCCGGAAGAAGTCACGGACATGCAGCGCTCGGTGAAGGGCGAGGTGGTGTCGTCCACGTTTGACGAACCCGCCGTGCGCCACGTCCAGGTCGCGGAGATGGTGATCGAGAAAGCCAAGCGCCTGGTCGAGCATGGCCGCGACGTCGTGATCCTGCTCGACTCGATCACGCGCCTCGGCCGCGCCTACAACACCGTGGTGCCGTCATCCGGCAAGGTGCTGACCGGCGGTGTCGACGCCAACGCGCTGCAGCGGCCGAAGCGATTCTTCGGCGCCGCGCGCAACATCGAGGAGGGCGGTTCGCTCACGATCATCGCGACCGCACTGGTCGATACCGGCAGCCGCATGGACGAAGTCATCTTCGAAGAATTCAAGGGCACCGGTAACTCCGAACTGATCCTCGACCGCAAGGTCTCGGACAAGCGGACTTTCCCGGCGATCGACATCTCGCGCTCCGGCACCCGCAAGGAAGAGCTGATCACCGATCCGCAGCTCCTGAAGAAAATGTACGTGCTGCGCCGGATCCTCAATCCGATGGGCACGATGGACGCGATCGACTTCCTGCTCGACAAGCTCCGCAACACCAAGAACAACTCGGAATTCTTCGATTCCATGAACACCTGAGCCAATAGGCCAGGATTGAAGAGGGCGCCTCGTGGAAGCGGGGCGCCTTTTTCATGTTGCGGGCCTCGCTGTGAAACGAATGCAGCAACGGAAAATCGGCCTTAGCGATTGGTTAACTATATAACATATTGAATTTTATTATATTTCTCTGGATCTGGGTGTCGGGGCAGGGGGCGTTGCCCTTGCATTCAGTCTCCGAATTCGAATCGCGTTGCCTTTTCAAACCCTCCCGCACAAATAGGCCATGCATCCGCGGGATCAGACCATTTTTGCACTGTCGTCGGGCCGGCCGCCGAGCGCGATCGCCCTGGTGCGCGTCTCAGGTGCGCAGGCCGGAAAGATCGTGACGGCGCTGGCCGGCAAATTGCCGTCGCCGAGAATGGCTACCCGCGCGTTGCTTCGGGATATCGGCCAACGGCCGATCGATGATGCGGTGGTGCTGTGGTTTCCGAGTCCCACCAGCGCGACCGGAGAAGACGTCGCGGAATTTCACATCCACGGCGGACGCGCGGTGTTGGTGGCTTTGTTCGCGGCGCTGTCCGCATTTGAAAATGTTCGTCCGGCCGAGCCCGGCGAATTTACCCGGCGTGCGTTCGAGAACGGCAAGCTCGACCTGACCGAAGCCGAAGGTCTCGACGATCTCATCCATGCCGACACCGATCGGCAGCGGCGACAGGCACTCCGTCATTTGAAGGGACTGCTTGGCGACAGAGCGCGCGACTGGCGCGCGCGGATCATCGAAGCATCCGCCTTGATCGAGGCCGGGATCGACTTCTCGGATGAGGGCGACGTGCCGGCGGAGTTGATCGCACCGGCCTTGGCGAAGGCCAAAGCGCTGCTAACCGAGATCGAGGAAGTCCTGGCGGGGCAGGGGCGGAGCGAGCGGCTTCGCGACGGCCTCGTGGTCGCGATCGCCGGGCCGCCGAATGTCGGCAAGTCGACGCTGATGAATCAGCTCGCGCGCCGCGAGGTCGCGATCGTCTCGCCACACGCCGGCACCACGCGCGACGTCATCGAGGTGCATCTCGATCTCGACG
This portion of the Bradyrhizobium sp. AZCC 2262 genome encodes:
- the mnmE gene encoding tRNA uridine-5-carboxymethylaminomethyl(34) synthesis GTPase MnmE, which encodes MHPRDQTIFALSSGRPPSAIALVRVSGAQAGKIVTALAGKLPSPRMATRALLRDIGQRPIDDAVVLWFPSPTSATGEDVAEFHIHGGRAVLVALFAALSAFENVRPAEPGEFTRRAFENGKLDLTEAEGLDDLIHADTDRQRRQALRHLKGLLGDRARDWRARIIEASALIEAGIDFSDEGDVPAELIAPALAKAKALLTEIEEVLAGQGRSERLRDGLVVAIAGPPNVGKSTLMNQLARREVAIVSPHAGTTRDVIEVHLDLDGYPVTVIDTAGIRETDDPVEQEGVRRARSRAADADLVLWLTDVPMAIQHDGTAPVWMVRNKIDLEADSRPLAETSGQGVFQISASRGDGLPELIAALVGFAQNYFGGGEGGLIGRTRQRQHLQETAASLRRCVQVVGQGEELAAEELRMAAHSLGRLLGRVDVEDILDVIFREFCVGK
- the rho gene encoding transcription termination factor Rho; translation: MREMKLQDLKSKTPAELVSLAEENGVENASTMRKQELMFAILKQLAIQEIDIIGEGVVEVLSDGFGFLRSPDANYLPGPDDIYVSPSQIRRFGLRTGDTIEGHIRSPKEGERYFALLKVNTLNFEDPEKSKHKVNFDNLTPLFPDQRFRLELEDPTRKDLSARVIDIVAPIGKGQRALIVAPPRTGKTVLMQNIAHSITANHPECYLIVLLIDERPEEVTDMQRSVKGEVVSSTFDEPAVRHVQVAEMVIEKAKRLVEHGRDVVILLDSITRLGRAYNTVVPSSGKVLTGGVDANALQRPKRFFGAARNIEEGGSLTIIATALVDTGSRMDEVIFEEFKGTGNSELILDRKVSDKRTFPAIDISRSGTRKEELITDPQLLKKMYVLRRILNPMGTMDAIDFLLDKLRNTKNNSEFFDSMNT